From a region of the Pseudomonas fulva 12-X genome:
- a CDS encoding toll/interleukin-1 receptor domain-containing protein, with amino-acid sequence MRALAPVRDSVESRIPSPDRRDIFLCHAWDDRKGAAKELHDLLEQRGVSVWFSEKDVALGSSLLREIDKGLAKSRVGIVLVTPSLLRRVQGEGIADKELSALLARDLLVPIVHETTYEALRNISPLLGSRSGLNTADDSMADVAAKLAELVGP; translated from the coding sequence GTGAGGGCACTGGCTCCCGTCCGTGATAGCGTTGAGAGTCGCATTCCTTCCCCAGACCGCCGTGACATATTTCTTTGCCATGCTTGGGATGATCGCAAAGGAGCTGCTAAGGAGTTGCATGATTTGCTCGAACAGCGTGGAGTTTCCGTCTGGTTCAGCGAAAAAGATGTTGCCCTCGGTTCGTCATTGCTCCGTGAAATCGATAAAGGATTAGCTAAGTCTCGAGTCGGGATTGTTTTGGTAACGCCTTCTCTATTACGCCGAGTTCAGGGCGAAGGTATCGCCGACAAGGAGCTTTCGGCGCTCTTGGCCCGTGATCTTCTTGTTCCTATTGTTCATGAAACGACTTATGAGGCTCTTCGTAATATTAGCCCCTTGCTCGGCTCTCGATCCGGTCTTAATACCGCTGACGATTCAATGGCAGATGTTGCGGCCAAGCTGGCTGAGTTAGTTGGTCCTTAA